A window of Hippoglossus stenolepis isolate QCI-W04-F060 chromosome 18, HSTE1.2, whole genome shotgun sequence contains these coding sequences:
- the dym gene encoding dymeclin isoform X1, with amino-acid sequence MGANTSQVSELSDNPSLKALVGTESISENDPFWNQLISFTFISPTSSGDSKLLEEAVIPLAKLFIENNPRTGNFGALVRIFLGRTKELKISTECQDQLFIWQAHNALFMIRCLLKVFIREMSEEELHLQFSYQERAPGSCGETGSEDLLEELLSNLVHLIVEVPLLDITYSILFEAVTTLLVFFSYQLFHKDILRDGIIYQHIMKGRCLSLTSRLVKTLLYNFIRQEKCPPPSTHIFEPKAEGGLLYGLASGVASGLWSVFTLGGAGGKSGIDQEQNPLPLSNQSLLLLLVLANLTDGPDWPNPYRQAITCFRNTQDTSSLPVEPPHTFQINFNSLYTALCEQQRSDQATLLLYTLLHQNANMRTYMLSRTDMDNLVLPILEILYHVEERNSHHVYMALIILLILTEDDAFNRSIHEVVLKSVSWYTERSLTDISLGSLLILVVIRTIQFNMTRTRDKYLHTNCLAALANMSAQFRCLHQYAAQRIISLFALLSKKHNKVLEQATQSLRGRQADNTALPDYAQDLNVIEEVIRMMLEIINSCLCNSLHHNPNLVYALLYKRELFEQFRMHPSFQDIMQNLDTVIGFFSQRLEQAGSDLSVERVQEVIMKGAQALPSDRLKKFPELKFKYVEEDQPEDFFIPYVWSLVFNSGVGVHWSPHGIELFSMDSG; translated from the exons ATGGGAGCCAACACCAGCCAGGTCAGTGAGTTGTCCGATAACCCAAGCCTCAAGGCCCTGGTGGGCACAGAGTCCATATCGGAGAATGATCCGTTCTGGAACCAGCTCATCTCCTTCACCTTCATCAGTCCCACCAGCAG TGGAGACTCTAAGTTGCTGGAAGAAGCTGTCATCCCCCTGGCAAAGCTCTTTA TTGAAAACAATCCCAGAACAGGCAACTTTGGCGCGCTCGTGAGAATTTTCCTGGGAAGAACCAAAGAGCTGAAAATCTCGACAGAATGCCAAGA TCAGCTATTTATCTGGCAGGCCCACAATGCACTGTTCATGATCCGTTGCCTGCTCAAGGTGTTCATCAGGGAGATGAGTGAAGAAGAGCTGCACCTACAGTTCTCCTACCAGGAGAGGGCACCAGGCTCCTGTGGAG AAACAGGTAGTGAGGACCTCCTTGAGGAGTTGTTGTCCAACCTTGTTCACTTGATCGTTGAAGTCCCCCTGCT GGACATCACCTATAGCATCCTCTTTGAAGCAGTGACCACGCTTCTGGTCTTCTTCTCCTATCAGCTCTTCCACAAAGACATCCTCCGAGATGGAATCATCTACCAGCACATCATGAAGGGGAGATG TTTGTCTCTAACCAGTCGACTGGTGAAGACCCTGCTCTATAACTTCATCAGGCAGGAGAAGTGTCCACCTCCGTCAACCCACATCTTTGAGCCCAAAGCTGAGGGGGGCCTGCTCTATGGCCTGGCATCCGGGGTGGCAA GTGGGCTGTGGAGTGTCTTCACATTGGGTGGAGCTGGCGGCAAATCAGGCATAGACCAAGAACAGAACCCCTTACCTTTGTCTAATCAGAGCCTTCTGTTACTACTGGTCCTCGCCAATCTAACAGACGGGCCTGACTGGCCCAACCCCTACCGCCAGGCTATTACTTgtttcagaaacacacaag ACACATCATCGCTGCCCGTGGAGCCACCTCACACTTTCCAAATCAATTTCAACAGTCTGTACACAGCGCTGTGTGAACAGCAGCGCTCCGATCAGGCCACGTTACTGCTGTACACCCTGCTTCACCAGAACGCCAACATGAGGACATACATGCTCTCCAGAACGGACATGGACAATCTG gtgTTGCCCATCCTTGAGATCCTTTACCACGTAGAGGAAAGAAACTCTCATCACGTCTACATGGCCCTCATTATTCTCCTCATTCTCACTGAAGACGATGCCTTCAATCGTTCCATCCATGAGGTG GTATTGAAGAGCGTCTCATGGTACACAGAGAGGTCATTGACGGATATCTCTCTTGGCAGTTTGCTCATCCTGGTGGTTATCCGCACCATCCAGTTTAACATGACCCGGACAAGG GATAAATACCTCCATACCAACTGTCTGGCTGCCCTTGCCAACATGTCAGCCCAGTTTAGATGTCTGCACCAGTACGCTGCCCAGCGCATTATCAG TTTATTTGCTTTGCTTTCCAAAAAGCACAACAAGGTTCTGGAGCAGGCAACACAGAGTCTTcgaggcagacaggcagacaacaCAGCCTTGCCCGACTAT GCCCAGGACCTGAATGTGATTGAGGAGGTGATCCGCATGATGCTGGAAATCATCAACTCTTGCCTGTGCAACTCTCTCCACCACAACCCCAACCTGGTGTATGCGCTGCTCTACAAGAGGGAGCTCTTTGAGCAGTTCAGGATGCACCCCTCCTTCCAGGACATCATGCAGAACCTGGACACG GTGATTGGCTTCTTCAGTCAGCGTCTGGAGCAGGCAGGAAGTGACCTGTCAGTTGAGAGGGTTCAGGAGGTCATCATGAAAGGAGCCCAGGCCCTGCCCAGTGACAGACTGAAG
- the dym gene encoding dymeclin isoform X2 yields MGANTSQVSELSDNPSLKALVGTESISENDPFWNQLISFTFISPTSSGDSKLLEEAVIPLAKLFIENNPRTGNFGALVRIFLGRTKELKISTECQDQLFIWQAHNALFMIRCLLKVFIREMSEEELHLQFSYQERAPGSCGGSEDLLEELLSNLVHLIVEVPLLDITYSILFEAVTTLLVFFSYQLFHKDILRDGIIYQHIMKGRCLSLTSRLVKTLLYNFIRQEKCPPPSTHIFEPKAEGGLLYGLASGVASGLWSVFTLGGAGGKSGIDQEQNPLPLSNQSLLLLLVLANLTDGPDWPNPYRQAITCFRNTQDTSSLPVEPPHTFQINFNSLYTALCEQQRSDQATLLLYTLLHQNANMRTYMLSRTDMDNLVLPILEILYHVEERNSHHVYMALIILLILTEDDAFNRSIHEVVLKSVSWYTERSLTDISLGSLLILVVIRTIQFNMTRTRDKYLHTNCLAALANMSAQFRCLHQYAAQRIISLFALLSKKHNKVLEQATQSLRGRQADNTALPDYAQDLNVIEEVIRMMLEIINSCLCNSLHHNPNLVYALLYKRELFEQFRMHPSFQDIMQNLDTVIGFFSQRLEQAGSDLSVERVQEVIMKGAQALPSDRLKKFPELKFKYVEEDQPEDFFIPYVWSLVFNSGVGVHWSPHGIELFSMDSG; encoded by the exons ATGGGAGCCAACACCAGCCAGGTCAGTGAGTTGTCCGATAACCCAAGCCTCAAGGCCCTGGTGGGCACAGAGTCCATATCGGAGAATGATCCGTTCTGGAACCAGCTCATCTCCTTCACCTTCATCAGTCCCACCAGCAG TGGAGACTCTAAGTTGCTGGAAGAAGCTGTCATCCCCCTGGCAAAGCTCTTTA TTGAAAACAATCCCAGAACAGGCAACTTTGGCGCGCTCGTGAGAATTTTCCTGGGAAGAACCAAAGAGCTGAAAATCTCGACAGAATGCCAAGA TCAGCTATTTATCTGGCAGGCCCACAATGCACTGTTCATGATCCGTTGCCTGCTCAAGGTGTTCATCAGGGAGATGAGTGAAGAAGAGCTGCACCTACAGTTCTCCTACCAGGAGAGGGCACCAGGCTCCTGTGGAG GTAGTGAGGACCTCCTTGAGGAGTTGTTGTCCAACCTTGTTCACTTGATCGTTGAAGTCCCCCTGCT GGACATCACCTATAGCATCCTCTTTGAAGCAGTGACCACGCTTCTGGTCTTCTTCTCCTATCAGCTCTTCCACAAAGACATCCTCCGAGATGGAATCATCTACCAGCACATCATGAAGGGGAGATG TTTGTCTCTAACCAGTCGACTGGTGAAGACCCTGCTCTATAACTTCATCAGGCAGGAGAAGTGTCCACCTCCGTCAACCCACATCTTTGAGCCCAAAGCTGAGGGGGGCCTGCTCTATGGCCTGGCATCCGGGGTGGCAA GTGGGCTGTGGAGTGTCTTCACATTGGGTGGAGCTGGCGGCAAATCAGGCATAGACCAAGAACAGAACCCCTTACCTTTGTCTAATCAGAGCCTTCTGTTACTACTGGTCCTCGCCAATCTAACAGACGGGCCTGACTGGCCCAACCCCTACCGCCAGGCTATTACTTgtttcagaaacacacaag ACACATCATCGCTGCCCGTGGAGCCACCTCACACTTTCCAAATCAATTTCAACAGTCTGTACACAGCGCTGTGTGAACAGCAGCGCTCCGATCAGGCCACGTTACTGCTGTACACCCTGCTTCACCAGAACGCCAACATGAGGACATACATGCTCTCCAGAACGGACATGGACAATCTG gtgTTGCCCATCCTTGAGATCCTTTACCACGTAGAGGAAAGAAACTCTCATCACGTCTACATGGCCCTCATTATTCTCCTCATTCTCACTGAAGACGATGCCTTCAATCGTTCCATCCATGAGGTG GTATTGAAGAGCGTCTCATGGTACACAGAGAGGTCATTGACGGATATCTCTCTTGGCAGTTTGCTCATCCTGGTGGTTATCCGCACCATCCAGTTTAACATGACCCGGACAAGG GATAAATACCTCCATACCAACTGTCTGGCTGCCCTTGCCAACATGTCAGCCCAGTTTAGATGTCTGCACCAGTACGCTGCCCAGCGCATTATCAG TTTATTTGCTTTGCTTTCCAAAAAGCACAACAAGGTTCTGGAGCAGGCAACACAGAGTCTTcgaggcagacaggcagacaacaCAGCCTTGCCCGACTAT GCCCAGGACCTGAATGTGATTGAGGAGGTGATCCGCATGATGCTGGAAATCATCAACTCTTGCCTGTGCAACTCTCTCCACCACAACCCCAACCTGGTGTATGCGCTGCTCTACAAGAGGGAGCTCTTTGAGCAGTTCAGGATGCACCCCTCCTTCCAGGACATCATGCAGAACCTGGACACG GTGATTGGCTTCTTCAGTCAGCGTCTGGAGCAGGCAGGAAGTGACCTGTCAGTTGAGAGGGTTCAGGAGGTCATCATGAAAGGAGCCCAGGCCCTGCCCAGTGACAGACTGAAG
- the LOC118125658 gene encoding UPF0729 protein C18orf32 homolog, with translation MVCIPCIVIPVLLWVYKRFLEPILYPFISPIINTFWTKKAVQETGMSDQKVSENSNGTIKAESNGDATANGSTIAADKKTD, from the exons ATGGTGTGCATTCCCTGTATTGTGATTCCTGTCCTTTTGTGGGTCTACAAGAGGTTCCTGGAGCCTATCCTGTATCCCTTCATCTCACCAATCATTAACACATTCTGGACCAAAAAAGCCGTCCAGGAGACGGGAATGAGTGACCAAAAAGTTAGTGAAAACAGCAATGGGACAATTAAG GCTGAAAGCAATGGGGATGCCACTGCCAATGGATCGACTATAGCAGCAGATAAGAAGACAGACTGA